A window of the Acidimicrobiales bacterium genome harbors these coding sequences:
- a CDS encoding DUF1648 domain-containing protein: protein MKITTARIGLLVGLPLTAAAAGFGPLALVRNDLPDRLATHYDASGTPDRSMTVLQFAFATGSLMTVGVVLLAAAALLSRRMPRPMVMLVAFLGGFLAGMGAGILGSEVLAQRSNTDWHEASSPIGGVIWAIVLAVVLGAAGARLAEPLPTDERRLGTAASTPSLALGSTEHAVWTGRISSALMYVLAAGFALSGLMVAVLSSWAIGLVLLAASLPILLLSHVRLQASKDGLVVRYGPIGLPRQHIGLDRIEQASAIEVRPAQWGGWGYRGSLALMKQAALVLHAGPGLRLDLADGKTFVVAVDRPEMAAAVLNGERRRADVGAQ, encoded by the coding sequence GTGAAGATCACCACTGCACGCATCGGCCTCCTGGTCGGCCTCCCACTCACGGCTGCTGCTGCCGGCTTCGGGCCACTTGCGCTCGTTCGCAACGACCTGCCAGACCGCCTTGCGACCCACTACGACGCATCCGGCACTCCCGATCGCTCGATGACCGTGCTGCAGTTCGCGTTCGCCACGGGTTCGCTCATGACCGTTGGCGTCGTCCTGCTCGCTGCTGCGGCACTCCTGAGTCGCCGGATGCCGCGACCGATGGTGATGCTCGTGGCCTTTCTGGGTGGCTTCCTCGCCGGCATGGGAGCTGGGATCCTCGGATCGGAAGTGCTGGCCCAACGCAGCAACACCGACTGGCATGAGGCCAGCTCGCCGATCGGGGGCGTGATCTGGGCGATCGTCCTCGCCGTCGTGCTCGGCGCTGCCGGCGCACGACTCGCCGAACCACTCCCTACCGACGAGCGACGACTCGGCACCGCAGCCAGCACCCCGTCGCTCGCGTTGGGATCGACAGAGCATGCGGTGTGGACCGGCCGAATCTCGAGCGCACTGATGTACGTGCTTGCCGCCGGCTTCGCCCTTTCCGGCCTGATGGTGGCCGTGCTCTCGTCGTGGGCGATCGGGCTCGTGCTGCTCGCCGCTTCGCTTCCGATCCTGCTGCTCTCCCACGTCCGACTCCAGGCGAGCAAGGACGGGCTCGTCGTGCGCTACGGCCCGATCGGACTCCCCCGGCAACACATCGGTCTCGACCGGATCGAGCAGGCGTCGGCCATCGAGGTGAGGCCGGCCCAATGGGGCGGCTGGGGGTATCGGGGCAGCCTGGCGTTGATGAAGCAGGCGGCGCTGGTGTTGCACGCCGGCCCGGGCCTTCGGCTCGACCTGGCCGACGGCAAGACCTTCGTCGTGGCCGTGGATCGGCCCGAGATGGCAGCAGCCGTGCTCAATGGCGAGCGGCGGCGGGCAGACGTCGGCGCTCAATAG
- a CDS encoding GntR family transcriptional regulator: MLLKVDLQSTQPLHDQLAGQIRSSIAAGDLARGDRLPPARELADSLGINVHTMLRAYQALRDEGLLEVRRGRGTIVTGVAPALASLTTLARSLVAEARRAGLDNTAIHDLIEEQL, translated from the coding sequence ATGCTCTTGAAGGTCGATCTCCAATCGACACAGCCGCTGCACGACCAGCTCGCGGGTCAGATCCGCTCCTCCATCGCCGCCGGCGACCTTGCCCGAGGCGACCGCCTGCCGCCCGCACGCGAGTTGGCCGACAGCCTGGGCATCAACGTCCACACCATGCTCCGGGCCTACCAGGCGCTGCGCGACGAGGGCCTGCTCGAGGTCCGCCGAGGTCGGGGAACGATCGTCACCGGCGTCGCTCCTGCGCTCGCATCGCTCACCACGCTGGCCCGCTCCCTCGTCGCCGAGGCTCGTCGCGCCGGGCTCGACAACACCGCCATCCACGACCTGATCGAGGAACAACTGTGA
- a CDS encoding enoyl-CoA hydratase-related protein — translation MTDIISIDTGSDDLLAHIDGHVGVITFNRPDRRNALSDAIYAGFAAALPIMRDDPNVRVVMVTGNGGAFCAGGDVKGMHENNSSGARASVSLEDGVANLRMRQKQVSLTLHEFPKPVIAALPGAAAGAGMSIALSADLRIAAERAIIVTAFANVGASGDFGGSWFLTQLLGPAKAKELYFTSPRLSATEAKELGIVNEVLPDDGFAEAALDYCRSLAERAPIAQRYMKENINRALRVGLAEALDAEAAAMVRTMSTADHREAAAAFVEKRSPNFQGS, via the coding sequence ATGACCGACATCATCAGCATCGACACCGGCTCGGACGACCTGCTCGCCCACATCGACGGCCACGTGGGGGTGATCACCTTCAACCGACCCGACCGCCGCAACGCCCTGTCCGATGCGATCTACGCCGGGTTCGCGGCGGCACTTCCGATCATGCGTGACGACCCCAACGTGCGAGTGGTCATGGTCACCGGCAACGGTGGTGCATTCTGCGCCGGCGGCGACGTGAAGGGCATGCACGAGAACAACTCCTCGGGGGCCCGAGCCTCGGTGTCATTGGAGGACGGCGTGGCCAACCTTCGGATGCGGCAGAAGCAGGTGTCACTCACCCTCCACGAGTTCCCCAAACCGGTCATCGCTGCGCTGCCCGGTGCTGCGGCGGGAGCAGGCATGTCGATCGCTCTGTCGGCCGATCTCCGCATCGCCGCCGAGCGGGCCATCATCGTCACCGCCTTCGCCAACGTCGGGGCATCGGGCGACTTCGGCGGCAGCTGGTTCCTCACCCAGCTGCTTGGACCGGCGAAGGCCAAGGAGCTCTACTTCACGTCGCCCCGACTGAGCGCGACCGAAGCGAAGGAGCTGGGCATCGTCAACGAGGTCCTGCCCGACGACGGGTTCGCCGAGGCGGCGCTCGACTATTGCCGCTCGCTGGCCGAGCGTGCGCCGATCGCCCAGCGGTACATGAAGGAGAACATCAACCGTGCGCTTCGTGTCGGCCTGGCCGAAGCCCTCGACGCGGAGGCCGCCGCTATGGTCCGCACCATGAGCACGGCCGATCATCGAGAAGCGGCGGCCGCCTTCGTCGAGAAGCGCAGCCCGAACTTCCAGGGGAGCTGA
- a CDS encoding isocitrate lyase/phosphoenolpyruvate mutase family protein, whose product MTDRHERFAELHRAGTFLIPNAGDAATAAIIELAGAVAIATSSGAHAASIGRSDAAGEVSRNECVERTAQIVHATSLPVSVDAEEGYGATPEDVADTVRLLADVGASGASIEDWSGDADRGFFSLDEATARVAAACEAARSLGHPFVITARTEAFLHPAAFPGGPTVEAVVERLASFASVGATCLYAPGDNRIDTLRRIVTETGGNVNALVPLQSQQTMEQLADAGVRRVSLGASLYRVALGHIRDTVGAMIETKTFDHGALPVSSAQLDELLHRY is encoded by the coding sequence ATGACCGACCGTCACGAACGCTTCGCCGAGCTGCATCGCGCCGGCACCTTCCTGATCCCGAATGCCGGCGATGCAGCAACGGCCGCGATCATCGAGCTGGCCGGCGCCGTGGCCATCGCGACGAGCAGTGGGGCGCACGCGGCCTCGATCGGTCGGAGCGACGCCGCCGGCGAGGTGAGTCGGAACGAGTGCGTCGAGCGGACCGCCCAGATCGTCCACGCCACGTCGCTCCCGGTGTCCGTCGACGCCGAAGAGGGCTACGGCGCCACCCCGGAAGACGTCGCCGACACCGTGCGCCTGCTGGCCGATGTCGGCGCATCGGGAGCCAGCATCGAGGACTGGAGCGGCGACGCCGATCGTGGGTTCTTCTCCCTCGACGAGGCCACAGCTCGGGTCGCTGCGGCCTGCGAAGCTGCTCGTTCGTTGGGGCACCCGTTTGTCATCACGGCCCGTACCGAGGCGTTCCTCCACCCGGCCGCCTTCCCCGGCGGCCCGACCGTCGAAGCCGTTGTGGAGCGGCTCGCCAGCTTCGCCTCGGTCGGTGCCACCTGTCTCTACGCCCCCGGTGACAACCGCATCGACACACTTCGGCGCATCGTCACCGAGACCGGCGGGAACGTGAACGCCCTCGTTCCGCTCCAGTCGCAGCAGACGATGGAGCAGTTGGCCGATGCGGGCGTTCGCCGGGTCAGCCTGGGGGCCTCGCTGTATCGGGTCGCACTGGGACACATCCGAGACACCGTCGGCGCCATGATCGAGACGAAGACGTTCGATCACGGTGCACTGCCAGTGTCGTCCGCACAGCTCGACGAGCTCCTGCACCGCTATTGA
- the rsmI gene encoding 16S rRNA (cytidine(1402)-2'-O)-methyltransferase produces the protein MSSGSLVVVGTPIGHLGDMSPRAIEALTNASVIACEDTRRTGKLCSLLGIARPPFLVANEHTEVARSAEIIARIVDGETVALVSDAGMPGISDPGERLVRAVLGAGLDVHIVPGPTAMTTALVLSGLATDRFVFEGFLPRKGAERRRRLDEIADETRTTVFYESPKRIAGTLADLVQVCGPERSVAVARELTKLHEEVVRASLAEAAERFGREPVRGEIVVVLAGAASPTAEVTDVEILGLLRGELDAGRSTRDAVAAVVASTGLPKRRVYGLATTL, from the coding sequence GTGAGCAGCGGTTCGCTGGTCGTCGTCGGCACGCCGATCGGCCACCTCGGCGACATGTCGCCTCGCGCGATCGAGGCGCTCACCAATGCCTCCGTCATCGCCTGCGAGGACACCCGCCGCACCGGCAAGCTGTGTTCGCTGCTCGGGATCGCGAGGCCGCCGTTCCTCGTTGCCAACGAGCACACCGAGGTCGCCAGGAGCGCCGAGATCATCGCTCGGATCGTCGACGGTGAGACCGTGGCGCTGGTGTCCGACGCCGGGATGCCCGGCATCTCGGACCCGGGCGAGCGCCTCGTGCGGGCGGTCCTCGGGGCGGGGCTCGACGTCCACATCGTGCCCGGACCCACCGCCATGACGACCGCCCTCGTGCTGAGCGGATTGGCGACCGACCGGTTCGTTTTCGAGGGATTCCTGCCCCGAAAGGGAGCGGAGCGCCGGCGACGGCTGGACGAGATCGCCGACGAGACCCGCACGACCGTCTTCTACGAGTCGCCCAAACGCATCGCCGGCACGCTGGCCGATCTGGTGCAGGTCTGCGGCCCGGAGCGTTCGGTCGCCGTTGCTCGCGAACTGACCAAGCTGCACGAAGAGGTCGTGCGAGCCTCCCTTGCCGAAGCAGCCGAGCGGTTCGGCCGAGAGCCGGTTCGGGGTGAGATCGTGGTGGTGCTGGCAGGCGCAGCGTCGCCGACAGCTGAGGTCACCGACGTCGAGATCCTCGGGCTGCTGCGAGGCGAGCTCGATGCCGGGCGGTCCACTCGAGATGCCGTCGCGGCGGTGGTGGCATCGACCGGGCTGCCAAAACGTCGGGTGTACGGGCTTGCCACGACGCTCTGA
- a CDS encoding molybdopterin-dependent oxidoreductase, with amino-acid sequence MSTTASATERVVHGACPLDCPDACSWLVTVDADGRATKLRGNPEHPFTRGGLCKKVNPWLDFAADPGRLLHPMRRVGAKGEGRFEPISWDDAIAEMAERFGAIIEASGGEAIWPFPGTGNVGWIHGSAGPRRLWQHLGASNHQISICSISGHVGLGYTTGTAAGLDPEEVVDAGVVLIWGSNTLVSNQHWWPFVEQARVNGAEVVVIDPINNRTAQRADRHLAPIPGTDGALALGLCKALIDDGHVDKAFIGDQTAGFDEFAGSLGEWTIERTAEVTGIDPDAIRSLVALLGETVGDEGRGPLCCKLGQGMQRHAGGGQAARVVSCLPAILGAYGRSGGGLVYSTGDGYQLAPFTSNAPVGKRPRLLATTNLGKNLASLDDPPVEAIVFYGANPMVSNPELELVRRGLEREDLFTVVIDLYQTETADYADLLLPSTMQHEQFELHDSFAHLYLNWNEPAVEAPGSCLPHTEIFRRLATAMGLDDPELHLSDLEIAASLLDTDAYREAGITLERLRSDGWVRVPDSSPFRPFADGFKTASRRFEFASSRAEADGQGRVPHYLPAAETTGEPEPGRYRLVSPASEWHINSVFAGTAVNLGRTVAPPVSVHPDDAERDGLVDGQPIVIENQRGTYEAVVRVDDRIRPGLAATTKGWWRQGLNATVREQDSDMGRGAVYHDNAVTIRPR; translated from the coding sequence ATGAGCACGACCGCATCGGCAACCGAGCGAGTTGTCCACGGCGCCTGTCCGCTCGACTGCCCTGACGCCTGTAGCTGGCTGGTGACCGTCGACGCCGATGGCCGGGCAACCAAACTCCGAGGCAATCCCGAACATCCGTTCACCCGGGGCGGTCTCTGCAAGAAGGTCAACCCGTGGCTCGACTTCGCCGCCGACCCTGGCCGTCTCCTCCACCCGATGCGTCGGGTCGGGGCGAAGGGCGAAGGCCGGTTCGAGCCGATCTCGTGGGACGACGCCATCGCCGAGATGGCGGAGCGCTTCGGCGCCATCATCGAGGCTTCGGGCGGCGAAGCGATCTGGCCGTTCCCTGGCACCGGCAACGTGGGATGGATCCACGGGTCGGCCGGGCCGCGCCGTTTGTGGCAGCACCTGGGCGCCAGCAATCATCAGATCTCGATCTGCTCGATCAGCGGCCATGTGGGCCTCGGCTACACCACGGGAACGGCAGCGGGGCTTGACCCCGAGGAGGTGGTCGACGCCGGTGTCGTGCTGATCTGGGGCTCGAACACGCTCGTGTCCAACCAGCACTGGTGGCCCTTCGTCGAACAAGCCCGGGTGAATGGTGCCGAGGTGGTGGTGATCGATCCGATCAACAACCGCACCGCGCAGCGGGCCGACCGTCACCTGGCCCCCATTCCCGGAACCGATGGCGCGCTGGCTCTCGGCCTCTGCAAGGCGCTGATCGACGACGGTCACGTCGACAAGGCATTCATCGGCGACCAGACCGCCGGCTTCGACGAGTTCGCCGGATCGCTGGGGGAGTGGACGATCGAGCGCACGGCCGAGGTGACCGGCATCGATCCCGACGCGATCCGGTCGTTGGTGGCGCTCCTTGGCGAGACGGTGGGCGACGAGGGTCGAGGACCACTGTGCTGCAAGCTCGGCCAGGGCATGCAGCGCCATGCCGGCGGTGGCCAGGCGGCTCGGGTGGTGTCGTGTCTCCCCGCCATCCTCGGTGCCTACGGTCGGTCGGGTGGCGGCTTGGTGTACAGCACCGGCGACGGCTACCAGTTGGCGCCGTTCACCTCGAACGCTCCGGTGGGGAAACGTCCCCGCCTGCTCGCCACCACCAACCTCGGCAAGAACCTGGCCTCGCTCGACGACCCACCGGTCGAGGCGATTGTGTTCTACGGCGCCAACCCCATGGTGTCCAACCCCGAGCTCGAACTGGTGCGACGGGGACTCGAACGCGAGGACCTCTTCACCGTGGTGATCGATCTCTATCAGACCGAGACGGCCGACTACGCCGACCTGCTGTTGCCCTCCACCATGCAGCACGAACAGTTCGAACTGCACGACTCGTTCGCCCACCTCTACCTCAACTGGAACGAGCCCGCCGTCGAGGCGCCCGGCAGCTGTCTTCCGCACACCGAGATCTTCCGCCGGCTGGCAACGGCGATGGGGCTCGATGATCCCGAACTGCATCTGAGCGACCTCGAGATCGCGGCCTCCCTGCTCGACACCGACGCCTACCGAGAGGCCGGCATCACCCTCGAGCGACTCCGGAGCGACGGCTGGGTCCGGGTCCCGGACTCCTCACCGTTCCGTCCGTTCGCCGACGGATTCAAGACCGCCAGTCGACGCTTCGAGTTCGCAAGTTCTCGAGCCGAGGCCGACGGTCAGGGCCGGGTGCCCCACTACCTCCCGGCGGCCGAAACCACCGGCGAGCCGGAGCCCGGTCGTTACCGCCTGGTGTCGCCGGCGAGCGAGTGGCACATCAACTCGGTGTTCGCCGGCACCGCCGTGAACCTTGGTCGCACCGTTGCGCCGCCGGTCAGCGTCCACCCCGACGACGCCGAGCGTGACGGTCTGGTCGACGGGCAGCCGATCGTGATCGAGAACCAGCGCGGCACGTACGAGGCCGTGGTGCGGGTCGACGACCGGATCCGGCCGGGGCTGGCGGCCACCACCAAGGGATGGTGGCGACAGGGTCTGAACGCCACGGTGCGGGAGCAGGACTCCGACATGGGCCGGGGCGCGGTCTACCACGACAACGCCGTCACGATCCGTCCGCGCTGA
- a CDS encoding phosphohydrolase, with translation MTDLAKPPTSRLTTFKSFEESTAEDWAKITPQISHTQNRVADHVMHLLRSLGDDVGGFPVTRLEHSLQTATRAERDGRDEEYIVCALVHDIGDTLAPFNHADVAAALVKGHVSEANHFMVAKHAIFQGYYFWDYIGLDGNAREEFRDSPYFDYTAEFCAKYDQTAFDSDYKSNPLDYYEPMVRNVFTVPE, from the coding sequence ATGACCGATCTCGCCAAGCCGCCAACGTCCCGCCTCACCACCTTCAAGAGTTTCGAGGAGTCCACCGCCGAGGACTGGGCCAAGATCACGCCCCAGATCTCCCACACCCAGAATCGCGTGGCCGATCATGTGATGCACCTGCTGCGCAGCCTCGGCGACGACGTCGGCGGCTTTCCCGTCACCCGGCTCGAGCACTCGCTACAGACCGCTACCCGGGCCGAGCGGGATGGCCGGGATGAGGAGTACATCGTGTGTGCACTCGTGCACGACATTGGTGACACGCTCGCCCCGTTCAACCACGCCGACGTCGCCGCCGCGCTGGTGAAGGGCCACGTCTCCGAGGCCAACCACTTCATGGTGGCCAAGCACGCCATCTTCCAGGGCTACTACTTCTGGGACTACATCGGACTCGACGGCAACGCGCGCGAGGAGTTCCGTGACTCGCCCTACTTCGACTACACCGCCGAGTTCTGCGCCAAGTACGACCAGACGGCATTCGACAGCGACTACAAGTCGAACCCGCTCGACTACTACGAGCCGATGGTGCGCAACGTCTTCACCGTTCCCGAGTGA
- a CDS encoding DUF2071 domain-containing protein, which translates to MSSDGTGIVDAANEIGGHCPHEIRHEVMHMWWEDLTFLHYEIDPRQVQAILPDGLRVDTLHGVTWVALVPFDMRVGLPGGWQLPRVGHFRETNVRVYVVDRAGRRGVWFSSLEASDPLAVVTARATYGLPYFWADMSIERSGTKITYESRRRRPGPKGARHRSVVRAGASIPSAEVSEVEHFLTARWGLFSQWRGRLVYAPVEHDPWPLHRAELLELDDELLAVAKLSPETDVQPLVHWTPGTSIRIGRPRFV; encoded by the coding sequence ATGTCGAGCGACGGCACCGGGATCGTTGACGCTGCCAACGAGATCGGCGGGCACTGCCCGCACGAGATTCGCCACGAGGTCATGCACATGTGGTGGGAGGACCTCACGTTCCTCCACTACGAGATCGACCCCCGGCAGGTGCAGGCCATCCTGCCGGACGGATTGCGGGTCGACACACTGCACGGTGTCACGTGGGTGGCGCTCGTCCCGTTCGACATGCGAGTCGGCCTGCCCGGTGGGTGGCAGCTCCCTCGGGTCGGCCACTTCCGGGAGACCAACGTGCGGGTCTACGTGGTCGACCGTGCTGGGCGGCGCGGCGTGTGGTTCTCCTCGCTCGAGGCCAGCGATCCGCTGGCGGTCGTCACCGCTCGAGCCACCTACGGTCTCCCCTACTTCTGGGCCGACATGTCGATCGAACGAAGCGGCACCAAGATCACCTACGAATCGCGACGCCGACGCCCCGGACCGAAGGGAGCCCGCCATCGTTCGGTCGTCCGGGCGGGAGCGAGCATCCCCTCGGCCGAGGTCAGCGAGGTCGAGCACTTCCTCACGGCACGATGGGGCCTGTTCTCCCAGTGGCGTGGGCGCCTGGTCTACGCGCCGGTCGAGCACGACCCGTGGCCGCTCCACCGGGCCGAGTTGCTCGAGCTCGACGACGAGCTGCTCGCCGTGGCGAAGCTGTCACCCGAGACCGACGTCCAACCCCTCGTGCACTGGACCCCGGGCACCTCGATCCGGATCGGCCGGCCACGCTTCGTCTGA
- a CDS encoding alpha/beta hydrolase — protein sequence MPLMPDVAAVLEALAALNAPPLSSGTPEQARINYSKAPKPAGDPVANVEDRTIPGPDGELPVRIYWPEPDTDAATVPPVIAFFHGGGWVLSNIAGHDSLARRITTRTGGIVMSVDYRLAPEHPFPAPHDDCWAATQWLAEHAAELGGDPDLVMIAGDSAGGNLAAGVALRARDEGLALAAQLLIYPCVDTDFERPSMIDNATGYFLDTTDMVWFWDQFVPADQRSNPYAVPMRADDVSGLAPALIQTAEYDPLRDEGEAWAARLNEAGVEVEVTRYDGVVHGFVSRWEQMARALDAHDQIGRFVRDRSTPASPATP from the coding sequence ATGCCGTTGATGCCCGATGTTGCCGCCGTCCTCGAAGCACTCGCCGCCCTGAACGCGCCTCCCCTCAGTTCCGGCACCCCCGAGCAAGCCAGGATCAACTACTCGAAGGCACCCAAGCCCGCCGGTGATCCGGTGGCGAACGTCGAGGACCGCACGATTCCGGGACCCGACGGCGAGCTTCCCGTCCGGATCTACTGGCCCGAGCCCGACACCGACGCCGCCACGGTTCCGCCGGTGATTGCCTTCTTCCACGGCGGCGGCTGGGTGCTCTCGAACATCGCCGGCCACGACAGCCTGGCTCGCCGTATCACCACTCGGACCGGGGGCATCGTGATGTCGGTCGACTACCGCCTCGCCCCCGAGCATCCGTTTCCCGCACCGCACGACGATTGCTGGGCCGCCACGCAATGGCTCGCCGAACATGCCGCCGAACTCGGCGGCGACCCCGATCTCGTGATGATCGCCGGCGACTCGGCGGGCGGGAATCTTGCCGCCGGTGTTGCGCTCCGGGCTCGCGATGAGGGCCTGGCACTCGCCGCCCAGCTGCTCATCTACCCATGTGTCGACACCGACTTCGAGCGGCCGTCGATGATCGACAACGCCACCGGGTATTTCCTCGACACCACCGACATGGTGTGGTTCTGGGATCAGTTCGTGCCCGCCGACCAGCGCTCGAATCCCTACGCCGTACCCATGCGGGCCGACGACGTGTCCGGGCTGGCGCCCGCCCTGATCCAGACCGCCGAGTACGACCCGCTACGCGACGAGGGCGAGGCGTGGGCTGCTCGTCTGAACGAGGCCGGTGTCGAGGTCGAGGTGACCCGATACGACGGGGTCGTCCACGGCTTCGTGAGCCGGTGGGAGCAGATGGCACGAGCGCTCGACGCCCACGATCAGATCGGCCGCTTCGTCCGCGACCGTTCGACCCCCGCGTCGCCGGCCACGCCCTGA
- a CDS encoding DUF4870 domain-containing protein, with protein MTNEGTGAPAGWYPTDDGRQRYWDGTAWTEHFAPGANAAPAGYAPMGAYGAAAAPSGSAVGAFPSSDERSMAMIAHLLGIVASLIGPLIIYLVKKDESPFVRDQAAEALNFSISMAIYFTAYAIVSFILVFVIVGIFLFILMPFLALGVLALHVVGAVKANKGEYYRYPLTIRFIK; from the coding sequence ATGACCAACGAGGGAACCGGCGCTCCTGCCGGCTGGTATCCAACCGACGACGGCCGACAGCGGTACTGGGACGGCACCGCCTGGACGGAGCACTTCGCTCCCGGCGCAAACGCTGCTCCCGCCGGCTACGCACCGATGGGCGCGTATGGCGCTGCTGCCGCACCATCGGGCTCGGCCGTGGGCGCGTTCCCGTCCTCCGACGAGCGATCGATGGCGATGATCGCCCACCTCCTCGGGATCGTGGCCTCGCTCATCGGTCCGTTGATCATCTACCTCGTCAAGAAGGACGAGTCGCCGTTCGTGCGTGACCAGGCGGCCGAGGCACTGAACTTCTCGATCTCGATGGCGATCTACTTCACCGCCTACGCGATCGTCTCGTTCATCCTGGTGTTCGTGATCGTCGGGATCTTCCTCTTCATCCTGATGCCGTTCCTGGCGCTCGGCGTGCTCGCACTGCATGTCGTCGGGGCGGTGAAGGCCAACAAGGGCGAGTACTACCGCTATCCGCTCACCATTCGCTTCATCAAGTAG
- a CDS encoding RNA-binding S4 domain-containing protein, which produces MSTDTTRVDKWLWSVRAYKTRTQAGDACTTGKVLVNGEIAKPATKIRVGDEVTARRRDRTLVFGVVEIIEKRVSAAKAATCIDDRSPALPPRDPTDPFVGAFAQRDRGTGRPTKRDRRDIERLRGGT; this is translated from the coding sequence GTGAGTACCGACACCACACGAGTCGACAAGTGGTTGTGGTCGGTGCGCGCCTACAAGACCCGAACCCAGGCCGGCGATGCCTGCACCACGGGCAAGGTGCTGGTCAACGGCGAGATCGCCAAACCGGCAACGAAGATCAGGGTCGGCGACGAGGTGACCGCCCGCCGTCGAGATCGCACCCTCGTGTTCGGCGTGGTCGAGATCATCGAGAAGCGAGTGTCGGCGGCGAAGGCGGCCACCTGCATCGATGATCGCTCGCCTGCACTACCGCCACGCGACCCGACCGATCCGTTCGTCGGCGCCTTTGCCCAGCGCGATCGGGGAACGGGTCGCCCGACCAAACGTGATCGACGAGACATCGAACGCCTCCGAGGTGGAACATGA
- a CDS encoding DNA recombination protein RmuC: MQLLLVAVAAFCAGLALGVLVDATRRRAADAALRSELDTERRQIMSAAVAAMRQERAESSQAALDTAISVASSKLGDQLSVGKHVIDRERASVSDQVQVLTDELHRVANLVQSLQVERAEQQGTLTKGIESAMAVTRALADTTESLRQALASPKARGQWGERMAADVLAAAGFVEGVNFARERRLEGGTVPDYTFFLPKGHLVHMDVKFPIDNYLRAIDADDPAEIGRCTRAFGNDVRQRVKELADRSYIDPATTVDYLLLFVPNESVYGFIHDNDPELIDLALAQKVVPCSPTTLFAVLAVIRQSVDAFLVERRSDEILAAVAGVRDQWQRFGDSVDKAHRGLASAQAALDELRGPRSRQFERQLDQLEAVRDRRLLHLDPARRLTDTAASAPSLDLDHQRIPR; the protein is encoded by the coding sequence ATGCAGCTGCTCCTCGTCGCCGTCGCCGCGTTCTGTGCCGGTCTCGCCCTCGGCGTCCTCGTCGACGCCACTCGTCGGCGAGCCGCCGATGCGGCCCTGCGCTCCGAGCTCGATACCGAGCGTCGCCAGATCATGTCGGCGGCCGTTGCCGCCATGCGGCAGGAGCGAGCCGAGTCGTCCCAGGCGGCCCTCGACACCGCCATCTCGGTGGCCTCGTCGAAGCTCGGTGATCAGCTGAGCGTCGGCAAGCACGTGATCGATCGCGAGCGGGCATCGGTCAGCGACCAGGTCCAGGTGCTCACCGACGAACTGCACCGGGTCGCCAACCTGGTGCAGTCGCTCCAGGTCGAGCGAGCTGAACAGCAGGGCACGCTCACCAAGGGCATCGAGTCCGCCATGGCGGTCACGCGCGCCCTGGCCGATACCACCGAGTCACTACGCCAGGCCCTCGCTTCGCCCAAGGCCCGAGGACAGTGGGGTGAACGAATGGCCGCCGACGTCCTGGCCGCGGCCGGGTTCGTCGAGGGTGTCAACTTCGCTCGTGAGCGACGGCTCGAGGGCGGCACCGTGCCCGACTACACGTTCTTCCTGCCCAAGGGTCATCTCGTGCACATGGACGTCAAGTTCCCGATCGACAACTACCTCCGGGCGATCGACGCCGATGATCCCGCCGAGATCGGGCGCTGCACCCGAGCGTTCGGCAACGACGTTCGCCAGCGGGTCAAGGAGCTGGCCGATCGTTCCTACATCGACCCGGCCACGACCGTCGATTACCTCCTGCTGTTCGTGCCCAACGAGAGCGTCTACGGCTTCATCCACGACAACGACCCCGAGCTGATCGACCTTGCGCTGGCCCAGAAGGTCGTCCCCTGCAGCCCGACCACTCTGTTCGCCGTGCTCGCCGTGATCCGGCAATCGGTCGATGCGTTCCTGGTCGAGCGGCGCAGCGACGAGATCCTCGCAGCGGTGGCCGGGGTGCGCGACCAGTGGCAGCGCTTCGGTGACTCGGTCGACAAGGCCCACCGTGGTCTGGCGTCGGCGCAGGCGGCCCTTGACGAGCTCCGTGGCCCGAGATCGCGTCAGTTCGAGCGCCAACTCGACCAGCTCGAGGCGGTACGCGATCGCCGCCTCCTCCATCTCGATCCGGCGCGGCGCTTGACCGACACCGCCGCCAGTGCCCCGTCGCTCGACCTCGACCACCAGCGAATCCCCCGCTAG